One Amaranthus tricolor cultivar Red isolate AtriRed21 chromosome 1, ASM2621246v1, whole genome shotgun sequence DNA window includes the following coding sequences:
- the LOC130800230 gene encoding GDSL esterase/lipase APG-like — MGMKLEGLVWGISLVCGVFVDLSNAQSLVPAICTFGDSSVDVGNNDYIYTVFKADYPPYGRDFINHKPTGRFCNGKLATDITADTLGFTTYPPAYLSPQASGKNLLIGANFASAGSGYDDKTALLSKAISLSQQLELYKEYQGKLAKVGGSSKAKSIIKDALYLVSFGSSDWIQNYYVNPLINKLYSPDQYSSYLIGIFSSFIQSLYALGARKIGVTSLPPLGCVPATITLFGFHQEGCVSKINSDAQNFNKKLNSAATKLSKQHSNLTLVIFDIYTPFYGLVQNPSKSGFAEARRGCCGTGLVETTSLLCNPKSIGTCKNASKYVFWDSVHPSEAANQVLADTLIIQGISLIG, encoded by the exons ATGGGCATGAAATTGGAAGGATTGGTTTGGGGTATAAGTTTAGTATGTGGGGTGTTTGTAGATTTGAGCAATGCACAAAGTTTAGTTCCTGCAATCTGCACATTTGGTGATTCTTCAGTGGATGTTGGAAATAATGATTATATTTACACTGTTTTTAAGGCTGATTATCCTCCTTATGGAAGGGATTTCATCAATCATAAACCTACTGGAAGATTTTGTAATGGCAAATTAGCCACTGATATCACTG CTGATACTCTGGGCTTCACAACATACCCACCCGCATATTTAAGCCCACAAGCATCAGGAAAGAACCTTCTTATCGGTGCCAATTTTGCATCTGCCGGTTCAGGTTATGATGACAAAACAGCACTCCTCAGT AAAGCAATTTCACTGTCACAACAACTAGAGTTGTACAAGGAGTACCAAGGAAAGCTGGCTAAAGTAGGTGGTAGCAGCAAAGCAAAGTCAATCATAAAGGATGCTCTTTATTTAGTTAGTTTTGGAAGTAGTGATTGGATCCAAAACTATTATGTTAACCCTTTGATTAACAAGTTATATTCCCCTGATCAGTACTCTTCCTACCTTATTGGTATTTTCTCAAGCTTCATTCAG AGCTTGTATGCATTAGGAGCAAGAAAAATTGGAGTGACTTCACTTCCTCCATTAGGTTGTGTACCAGCAACCATCACCTTATTTGGGTTTCATCAAGAAGGCTGTGTATCAAAAATCAACTCAGACGCCCAAAACTTCAATAAGAAGCTGAACTCAGCAGCTACTAAACTGTCTAAGCAGCATTctaaccttacccttgttattTTCGACATTTACACACCGTTCTACGGTTTAGTTCAGAATCCTTCTAAATCTG GATTTGCTGAGGCCAGGAGAGGGTGCTGTGGGACAGGACTAGTCGAGACAACATCGTTGCTTTGTAATCCAAAGTCGATAGGAACATGCAAGAATGCTAGTAAGTATGTATTTTGGGACAGTGTGCATCCTTCTGAAGCTGCTAATCAGGTTCTGGCGGATACCCTCATCATCCAAGGCATTTCCCTCATCGGTTGA